The following are encoded in a window of Lactobacillus panisapium genomic DNA:
- a CDS encoding AbrB family toxin-antitoxin system antitoxin codes for MEKKLGSFVVKKVGNSAVLTIPSKADVKLGQRFELTQENNGTLIYKAIGSNPWFNGEYDDIDFKKEIEKVGNPDTMQVGKENISW; via the coding sequence ATGGAAAAGAAATTAGGTAGCTTTGTTGTTAAAAAAGTTGGTAATTCTGCTGTTCTCACGATTCCGAGTAAGGCAGATGTTAAACTGGGTCAACGATTTGAATTGACCCAAGAAAATAATGGCACTTTAATCTATAAGGCTATTGGCTCTAATCCGTGGTTTAATGGGGAATATGATGATATTGACTTTAAAAAAGAAATTGAAAAAGTAGGCAATCCTGATACAATGCAGGTTGGTAAGGAGAACATATCGTGGTAG
- a CDS encoding Txe/YoeB family addiction module toxin: MSVEFLDKAWDEYLSWQSQDRKPLKRINKLIKSIQRDGLANGLGKPERLKYQNGWSRRINNQDRLVYTTKKGHLIIVACKTHYEEND; this comes from the coding sequence ATGTCAGTTGAATTTTTAGATAAGGCATGGGATGAATATCTTTCATGGCAAAGTCAAGATCGAAAGCCCTTAAAGCGAATAAATAAGTTAATTAAATCAATCCAGCGGGATGGTTTAGCAAATGGGTTGGGCAAGCCGGAGCGTTTGAAGTATCAGAATGGTTGGTCAAGGAGAATTAACAATCAAGATCGTTTAGTTTATACTACAAAAAAAGGTCATTTAATTATTGTAGCTTGTAAAACACATTATGAAGAAAACGATTAG
- a CDS encoding type II toxin-antitoxin system RelB/DinJ family antitoxin, translating to MSDTVKKKVSISIKVSSSDKKRAAELFDSLGLNLSTAVNIFIKKSISEGGLPFDVKDPFYSETNQTELNKRFKEVESYRDVHSHQLLDNEN from the coding sequence ATGTCAGATACTGTAAAAAAGAAAGTTTCTATTTCAATTAAGGTAAGTTCATCTGATAAAAAGCGAGCAGCTGAATTGTTTGATAGTTTAGGTCTGAACCTTTCCACAGCAGTTAATATTTTTATCAAAAAGAGTATATCTGAAGGTGGATTACCCTTTGATGTCAAAGATCCATTTTATAGTGAAACAAATCAAACTGAACTTAATAAGCGTTTTAAAGAGGTTGAAAGTTATCGTGATGTGCATTCCCATCAGCTGTTAGATAATGAAAATTAA
- the hxlB gene encoding 6-phospho-3-hexuloisomerase, whose amino-acid sequence MSELAVILDELAHVPDPLASKEVSELIRLIRNAKRIYLSGAGRSGLMIRAFANRLMQLGFTISVVGEISEPHTQPGDLLIINSASGCSMQLLAQAKVAVSNGVKVVIITTDVHSPLAKVADTVVKIAAQSKVSQTTSLQPMGSLFEQMSLLLFDAISLKLMKITGIDETSMRKNHADIE is encoded by the coding sequence TTGAGTGAGTTAGCAGTAATTTTAGATGAGTTAGCACATGTTCCGGATCCTTTAGCTAGTAAGGAAGTTAGTGAATTGATCCGGTTAATCCGTAATGCTAAGCGCATTTATCTTTCTGGTGCGGGCCGCTCAGGATTAATGATTCGAGCGTTTGCTAATCGGTTGATGCAATTAGGTTTCACTATTAGTGTGGTTGGTGAGATTAGTGAGCCCCACACTCAACCGGGCGATTTGTTAATAATTAATTCAGCTTCGGGATGCTCAATGCAATTGTTAGCACAAGCTAAAGTTGCTGTTAGTAATGGCGTTAAGGTAGTAATAATTACTACTGATGTGCATTCTCCCTTGGCTAAGGTAGCAGATACAGTAGTTAAGATTGCTGCGCAATCTAAAGTTTCACAAACTACTTCTCTGCAACCAATGGGTTCATTATTTGAACAGATGTCATTATTATTATTTGATGCAATTTCGCTTAAATTGATGAAAATTACTGGTATAGATGAAACTTCAATGCGTAAAAATCATGCAGACATCGAATAA
- a CDS encoding PTS sugar transporter subunit IIA: protein MNIEIFVNEGTPDILTYQEAIKFAGQAMLKKDAITPAFSQACIDREKQFPTGLRLADGTGIAIPHGDSNLVKKSSISFVRLIQPVSFGLMEDAKKQVECKFLFNLALAKGEQHLTMLRNLMKLFQSEEFIHDLANLPLANLAANLTDKLTGKEMTN, encoded by the coding sequence ATGAACATTGAGATTTTTGTAAATGAAGGAACCCCAGATATTTTAACTTATCAGGAAGCGATCAAATTTGCTGGTCAGGCAATGCTGAAAAAAGATGCAATTACCCCAGCTTTTTCACAAGCTTGTATTGATCGTGAAAAGCAATTTCCCACTGGCCTCAGGCTGGCTGATGGGACAGGCATTGCGATTCCACATGGTGATTCAAATTTAGTTAAAAAAAGTAGTATTAGCTTTGTTCGCTTAATTCAGCCTGTAAGTTTCGGACTAATGGAAGATGCTAAAAAGCAGGTTGAATGTAAGTTTTTGTTTAACTTGGCTTTGGCTAAAGGTGAGCAGCATCTGACAATGCTTCGCAATTTAATGAAGTTATTCCAATCAGAAGAATTTATCCACGATTTGGCTAATCTACCATTAGCTAATTTAGCTGCTAATTTAACGGATAAATTGACAGGAAAGGAAATGACAAATTGA
- a CDS encoding PTS sugar transporter subunit IIB produces MKKVLVVCGNGIASSSIMLAGLKDYLDEQGVQAELDKASLMDCTDDTFNSKDLIVSSTKLDRPGVKTPVIVGSALLTGINEDEVLEQIKDELTK; encoded by the coding sequence ATGAAAAAAGTTTTAGTAGTGTGTGGTAATGGCATTGCCTCATCATCAATTATGTTGGCCGGATTAAAAGATTATTTAGATGAACAGGGAGTACAGGCAGAACTTGATAAAGCTTCACTCATGGACTGTACGGATGATACTTTTAATAGTAAGGATTTAATCGTTTCTTCAACCAAGCTTGATCGTCCAGGCGTAAAAACGCCAGTAATTGTTGGATCAGCATTGTTAACTGGGATAAATGAAGACGAAGTTTTAGAGCAAATTAAAGATGAATTAACTAAATAA
- a CDS encoding PTS galactitol transporter subunit IIC: MAIITQFINDIGNFIFIPVIFLLLMKLLGRSWAESTQSAMKVGIGFIALSMVVTFMLEKMQPAIKGLSAKTGSSLSAIDVGGAATAVMGFGSSMGAIIIPLCVATNIIMLVLRLTDCVNVDVFNLHQNASMGAIVYAYSGNFLYGVLTAAIFHMIALIGADLGAKNNNEFYNLPKGVSISHPVANTYLFFAYPFNWLFDHIPGVRHWNATAESIQKKFGIFGDPTMVGFLIGVCLGLVGYSWSNPYHAIISSLQLGMYLAAVMLLLPKMTSIMMEGLVPLSNAVRKKMVKRFPDREITVGMDTALIIGNPAVIAPALLLIPIIVILAVILPGNKVMPMGDLSQFVFFIAAMVPVFKGNIIRTWLASVFLFGGGLYIASWMTPATNQVFQQFGAGAKKGVMYSSLNPSANPLTGLFAAVSHVGIFGYLAVAAIVILFGYWLKKRERKQIEIDNSTAN; the protein is encoded by the coding sequence ATGGCGATTATTACTCAGTTTATTAATGATATTGGGAATTTTATTTTTATTCCCGTAATTTTCTTACTATTAATGAAACTGCTTGGGCGGTCTTGGGCAGAATCGACCCAATCAGCAATGAAAGTTGGGATTGGTTTTATCGCTTTAAGCATGGTAGTAACATTCATGCTCGAAAAGATGCAACCAGCAATCAAGGGCTTATCAGCTAAGACTGGCTCCTCGCTATCTGCAATTGATGTTGGTGGTGCCGCAACAGCAGTAATGGGATTTGGCTCTAGTATGGGTGCCATTATCATTCCACTTTGTGTTGCCACTAATATAATTATGTTAGTTTTGCGACTAACAGATTGTGTTAATGTGGATGTTTTCAACTTACACCAAAACGCATCAATGGGTGCAATTGTCTATGCCTATTCAGGCAATTTTCTCTATGGTGTATTGACTGCAGCAATCTTTCACATGATTGCCTTAATTGGAGCCGATTTGGGTGCCAAAAATAATAATGAATTTTACAATTTGCCAAAAGGGGTCTCAATTTCGCACCCTGTTGCTAATACTTATTTATTCTTTGCGTACCCGTTTAACTGGCTTTTTGATCACATTCCTGGTGTCCGTCACTGGAATGCTACGGCTGAAAGTATACAGAAAAAATTTGGTATTTTCGGTGATCCGACAATGGTTGGTTTTTTAATTGGGGTTTGCTTGGGACTAGTTGGTTATAGTTGGAGCAATCCATACCATGCAATTATTAGCAGCCTGCAATTAGGGATGTACTTAGCAGCTGTAATGCTATTACTGCCGAAGATGACTTCGATTATGATGGAAGGATTAGTTCCTTTATCCAATGCTGTTCGTAAAAAAATGGTCAAACGTTTTCCAGATCGTGAAATCACTGTCGGAATGGATACTGCTTTAATTATTGGTAATCCAGCGGTAATTGCACCTGCTTTATTACTGATTCCAATTATTGTGATTTTAGCAGTTATTCTTCCAGGTAACAAAGTTATGCCAATGGGTGATTTATCCCAATTTGTTTTCTTTATTGCCGCAATGGTTCCAGTCTTTAAAGGCAATATTATTAGAACTTGGCTTGCTTCTGTATTCTTGTTTGGTGGAGGATTATATATTGCTTCCTGGATGACACCAGCTACAAACCAGGTATTTCAGCAATTTGGTGCTGGTGCAAAAAAGGGCGTAATGTATTCGTCATTAAACCCATCAGCAAATCCTTTAACTGGATTATTTGCTGCAGTTTCACACGTAGGAATTTTTGGTTATTTAGCAGTTGCAGCCATCGTAATTTTATTCGGTTACTGGCTAAAAAAGCGGGAACGAAAACAAATTGAAATTGATAATTCTACCGCTAATTAA
- a CDS encoding RpiB/LacA/LacB family sugar-phosphate isomerase: MKKKIAIACDDIGFTRKEELKDYLVNTKGYEIVFDPVKVPQDGKNTYAKLADEMAEVIQRDQCRLGIYICGTGIGFTMQANKHWGIRATAVTNPYSAKRARLSNNVQIIGLGMRVNGLPYHEMILDAFLDEPFDFRTARENSKKNLLEAKADDNRLLSKPDFVAWNMGFEDDCEA, from the coding sequence ATGAAAAAGAAAATTGCAATTGCTTGTGATGATATTGGGTTTACCCGAAAAGAGGAACTGAAGGATTACTTAGTGAATACTAAGGGATATGAAATAGTTTTTGATCCTGTTAAAGTACCTCAAGATGGCAAAAACACTTATGCTAAATTAGCAGATGAAATGGCTGAAGTAATTCAGCGAGATCAATGTCGCTTAGGAATTTATATTTGCGGGACAGGTATTGGATTTACAATGCAAGCCAATAAGCATTGGGGAATTAGAGCAACTGCCGTAACTAACCCGTATTCAGCTAAACGGGCGCGGCTTAGTAACAACGTTCAAATTATTGGCTTAGGGATGAGAGTTAATGGTTTACCTTACCATGAAATGATTCTGGATGCCTTTTTGGATGAGCCGTTTGATTTTAGAACTGCTCGTGAAAATTCAAAAAAGAACCTATTGGAAGCGAAAGCTGATGATAATCGGCTATTGTCTAAACCGGATTTTGTAGCATGGAATATGGGTTTTGAAGACGATTGTGAGGCTTGA
- a CDS encoding DeoR/GlpR family DNA-binding transcription regulator, translating to MKLMADRRNNILEEVLKKGTVSVHDLAQKFGVSYETIRKDLTYLESQKLIIKGHGGATSIQNNVENPFNVRSEENIELKQQLAQSAMSLIPNGATVMLGTGSTVLELAKLLIMRDDLKIFTNSLPVATYLLSSNSECYLLGGKLRSKSSSVYGGWTESLLKQIQVSICFLGSDGFYNFAGPTSPSYSDASIDAVILQQARKKYILADKTKFKRTSLYQITQWSNITGLVTNKNAEEDLLAKVKQQTVVITA from the coding sequence ATGAAGTTAATGGCCGATCGCCGCAATAATATCTTGGAAGAAGTCTTAAAAAAAGGGACTGTTTCCGTCCATGACTTAGCGCAAAAATTTGGCGTTTCTTATGAGACAATTCGGAAGGATTTAACTTATTTAGAAAGCCAAAAGCTGATCATCAAAGGTCATGGTGGAGCAACTTCAATTCAAAATAACGTTGAAAACCCCTTTAATGTTCGTTCAGAAGAAAATATCGAGTTAAAACAACAATTGGCACAATCTGCTATGTCCTTAATTCCAAATGGAGCAACTGTTATGCTAGGAACAGGCAGTACAGTACTGGAACTAGCTAAACTGCTAATTATGCGTGATGATTTAAAAATATTCACCAACTCTTTGCCTGTTGCCACTTATCTATTAAGTTCAAACAGTGAGTGTTATTTACTTGGTGGTAAATTGCGCTCAAAGAGTTCCTCTGTTTACGGCGGTTGGACAGAGAGTCTGCTTAAGCAAATTCAAGTTAGCATTTGCTTTTTAGGATCTGATGGTTTTTATAATTTTGCGGGCCCAACCAGTCCATCATATTCAGATGCTTCAATTGATGCCGTGATCTTGCAGCAAGCACGGAAAAAATATATCTTAGCCGATAAGACTAAGTTCAAACGCACTAGTCTCTATCAAATCACCCAGTGGAGTAATATCACTGGCTTAGTTACCAATAAAAATGCCGAAGAAGATCTGTTAGCTAAAGTTAAACAGCAAACGGTAGTAATCACAGCCTAA
- the nagA gene encoding N-acetylglucosamine-6-phosphate deacetylase, whose product MTYYIHADKFFLENVTEDGGYLEVQDDGKFGFYYPENETPTGKIVDYPGKWIAPGLVDTHVHGSLKEDVMVSEWDGINRLSEGFLRSGVTSWLPTTYTADENTLTRICQMFGARKGEETGAKIQGLHFEGPYFTAEHAGAENPKYLLDPSIKQFNDWRDQSEGLLNKISLAPERKGAKEFIRTVVKEGVVVSLGHSSATYAQAKAGVEAGATMFTHTFNGMPDPSHHDSSISNAAMDLHNVTDELICDGHHVKKELVRSLIKIKGAEHICLITDCMEAGMMPDGDYMLGELPVYVKDGMARLKDGDNLAGSILQLNVAIKNVVDWNAATPEEAIMMASYVPAKSANILDKCGSIAPDKPADFIVLNPDMTLSETYLNGKSRYQAKK is encoded by the coding sequence ATGACGTATTATATTCATGCTGACAAGTTTTTTCTTGAAAATGTAACTGAAGATGGCGGTTACCTTGAAGTTCAAGATGATGGCAAGTTTGGTTTTTACTACCCTGAAAACGAAACCCCAACAGGTAAGATTGTTGATTATCCTGGTAAATGGATTGCACCCGGATTGGTTGATACGCATGTTCACGGTTCTTTAAAAGAAGATGTAATGGTAAGCGAATGGGATGGCATTAACCGTTTGTCTGAAGGCTTTTTGCGCTCAGGCGTTACTAGCTGGTTGCCTACTACTTATACTGCGGACGAAAATACTTTAACTAGAATTTGTCAAATGTTCGGTGCCCGTAAGGGTGAAGAAACTGGTGCTAAGATTCAGGGGCTGCACTTTGAAGGTCCATACTTTACTGCAGAACATGCTGGTGCTGAGAACCCGAAGTACTTGCTAGATCCAAGCATTAAGCAATTTAATGACTGGCGTGATCAATCAGAAGGTTTACTTAACAAAATTTCCCTTGCACCTGAAAGAAAGGGTGCGAAGGAATTCATTCGTACTGTTGTTAAAGAGGGCGTTGTCGTTTCCTTGGGCCATTCAAGTGCAACTTACGCACAAGCTAAAGCTGGTGTTGAAGCAGGTGCAACCATGTTTACGCACACTTTCAATGGCATGCCTGATCCGTCACACCATGACTCATCAATTTCAAATGCAGCAATGGACTTGCATAATGTTACTGATGAATTGATTTGTGATGGGCACCACGTGAAAAAAGAATTGGTTCGGTCATTAATTAAGATTAAGGGTGCAGAACATATTTGTTTAATCACTGACTGTATGGAAGCGGGAATGATGCCAGATGGTGACTATATGCTTGGTGAATTGCCAGTTTACGTCAAAGATGGCATGGCCCGTCTTAAGGACGGCGATAACCTTGCCGGTAGTATCTTGCAGTTAAATGTCGCTATTAAGAATGTGGTTGACTGGAATGCTGCTACCCCAGAAGAAGCAATTATGATGGCGTCATATGTACCAGCTAAAAGCGCAAATATCTTAGATAAATGTGGTTCAATTGCTCCTGATAAGCCTGCTGACTTTATCGTTTTGAACCCTGATATGACATTGAGCGAAACTTACTTGAACGGTAAGTCACGCTATCAGGCAAAAAAGTAA
- a CDS encoding TIM-barrel domain-containing protein produces the protein MIQDTQINRHQLGALTGASKCDNYYELHFATGEVAHFYILADGIFRLILDPEQNFTEQPASFIQLAKFDNNAFERSQVRATNDSLIIHSGNYQVIFWQKPAIMSIFDETLHRTRMSQSSPLELGTEQTSEFLVQNKNEFYFGGGLQNGYFSHKGRKIQIKHDQITGDGGVVTQVPFFWSNAGYGELRNTVQSGTYDFGQKNHSVTTLTHQDQLFDNFYLVGNTPQELLAKFYQLTGKPVLLPKYMLGLGHLGNFCTTLWQPSAASVRNATKINNNFYLRTRNENSASGKASLNGEENYHFSARAMIDRYKAMHIPLSWFVPNYGVQATNEQALAFFNDYALNQGVHPGLWHEEDATLPAKTAFTYSNNPNLTASDTEKLKTELQRKRPLVLSNSGFAGMQKDAAIIYGDVGGNWESIATQVAGLVGSNLSGQPLAGAAVDGLLGGGNAQINVRDFEWKAFTPLLFNIDDQGDFSKTPFAYNRKITEINRAYLQLHSRLKNYLYTLNAQAREGNLILQPLFIAFPDERTNYTEQFGTEFMLGNNLLIAPITNGREDEEGNSRKDNLYLPGKHTMWIDLFTGEKYAGGRVYNNLTYPTWHLPVFVRGGSIFDFGKRDYVIYPQGNSQAEIYDDDGLTDFEHNYCKTQVTSKLDEEKLTVTINPVKGEYPDLEAEQATNLTLLCDSYPDNVIVKINDQIVPLQVYGSLDAFNLAHEGIFYNTNYSLAEFDQYHDQKQKALQIKLASREIATTKIEVTVRNFTYSSKVMVHSITSGIIPSPKLPSVDSSKITAHSFELAWSQADEVQVEINNILYEGIKGNSFTFHELTPNTRYIIRMRYVVGNRVSEWSDLFGVITKHAAEDYAIQEITVSSNCDSKPHHPLAYLTDLKMASEWQTEQSIAPDKPLELTFTFNDIEKLSRMTFVPRNIDHEGDPTDISLAVSTDGENYNLYAEHLKWRADSKNKVVGLRDVRAKAVRLTIYQSSGPLVAAREIIFFRAKR, from the coding sequence ATGATACAAGACACGCAAATAAATAGACATCAATTAGGGGCATTGACCGGTGCAAGTAAGTGCGATAACTATTATGAGTTGCACTTTGCAACTGGTGAAGTGGCGCACTTCTACATTTTGGCCGATGGAATTTTTCGTCTAATCCTTGATCCCGAACAAAATTTCACTGAACAGCCAGCTTCATTTATTCAGCTAGCTAAATTTGATAACAATGCTTTTGAGCGTTCACAGGTACGGGCAACTAACGACTCATTAATTATTCACTCGGGTAATTACCAAGTTATTTTTTGGCAAAAGCCGGCTATTATGAGTATCTTCGATGAAACTTTGCACCGAACGAGAATGTCGCAATCTAGCCCATTAGAGCTTGGTACTGAGCAAACTAGCGAATTTTTAGTCCAAAATAAAAACGAATTTTACTTTGGTGGCGGTTTACAAAACGGCTATTTTAGTCACAAGGGCCGGAAAATTCAAATTAAGCATGACCAGATCACAGGCGACGGCGGGGTTGTCACGCAAGTACCATTCTTCTGGTCCAACGCAGGCTATGGTGAATTACGTAATACTGTTCAAAGCGGTACATATGATTTTGGGCAGAAAAATCACAGCGTCACTACGTTGACACACCAAGATCAACTTTTTGACAATTTTTACCTGGTGGGCAACACCCCGCAGGAACTTCTTGCTAAATTTTATCAGCTAACCGGAAAACCCGTCCTATTGCCTAAATATATGCTTGGCTTAGGACATCTAGGCAATTTTTGTACCACTCTTTGGCAGCCTAGTGCAGCATCAGTTCGCAACGCAACAAAAATTAACAATAATTTTTATCTACGGACGCGCAATGAAAATTCTGCCTCGGGAAAAGCATCACTTAACGGTGAAGAAAATTATCACTTTTCAGCAAGGGCAATGATTGACCGTTATAAAGCCATGCACATCCCATTAAGCTGGTTTGTACCCAATTACGGCGTTCAAGCAACTAATGAGCAAGCTCTCGCCTTTTTTAACGATTATGCGTTAAATCAGGGCGTTCATCCCGGCTTATGGCATGAAGAAGACGCAACTTTACCAGCAAAAACTGCCTTTACTTACAGTAATAACCCCAACTTAACTGCTTCGGATACTGAGAAGCTGAAAACAGAACTGCAACGTAAGCGGCCACTGGTCTTAAGTAACTCCGGCTTTGCCGGCATGCAAAAAGACGCCGCCATAATCTATGGTGATGTTGGGGGTAATTGGGAGAGTATCGCCACTCAAGTTGCCGGTTTAGTAGGTTCTAATTTATCAGGACAACCACTTGCTGGAGCGGCAGTTGACGGCCTTTTAGGCGGTGGCAATGCGCAAATTAATGTTCGCGACTTCGAATGGAAAGCATTCACACCCCTTCTTTTCAACATTGATGACCAAGGTGATTTTAGCAAGACACCGTTTGCTTACAATCGTAAAATTACGGAAATTAACCGCGCCTATTTGCAGTTGCACAGCCGTCTGAAAAATTATTTATACACGCTTAATGCACAGGCACGCGAAGGCAATCTTATCTTGCAGCCACTATTTATTGCTTTTCCAGATGAACGGACTAATTACACCGAACAATTCGGTACCGAGTTCATGCTAGGCAACAATTTGTTAATTGCACCTATTACTAATGGCCGCGAAGATGAAGAAGGCAATTCCCGCAAAGACAATTTATACCTGCCGGGTAAGCACACGATGTGGATTGATCTTTTTACCGGCGAAAAATATGCTGGTGGTCGTGTTTACAATAACTTAACCTACCCAACCTGGCATTTGCCAGTCTTTGTCCGTGGTGGCAGTATCTTTGATTTTGGCAAGCGTGACTATGTCATTTATCCGCAAGGAAACAGCCAGGCAGAAATTTACGACGATGATGGCTTAACCGATTTTGAACATAACTATTGCAAGACTCAGGTTACCAGCAAGCTTGATGAGGAAAAGTTGACAGTTACTATTAATCCGGTTAAAGGCGAATACCCTGATCTGGAAGCAGAGCAAGCAACCAATTTAACTTTATTATGCGATTCTTATCCTGATAATGTTATTGTTAAAATAAATGACCAAATTGTTCCGCTCCAAGTCTACGGCTCGCTTGATGCCTTTAACCTAGCACACGAAGGGATTTTTTATAATACTAACTATTCCTTAGCTGAATTTGATCAATATCATGACCAAAAGCAAAAGGCCCTCCAAATTAAGCTTGCTAGCCGTGAAATTGCAACTACCAAAATTGAAGTGACGGTGCGTAACTTTACTTACAGCAGCAAAGTCATGGTTCATTCAATTACCAGTGGGATTATTCCCTCACCGAAACTTCCTTCAGTTGATTCCAGCAAAATCACAGCTCATTCATTTGAACTCGCTTGGTCGCAAGCTGACGAAGTTCAAGTTGAAATTAACAATATCCTGTACGAAGGAATTAAGGGTAATAGTTTTACGTTCCATGAACTGACGCCTAATACCCGCTATATCATCCGAATGCGCTATGTTGTGGGCAATCGCGTATCAGAATGGTCTGATCTTTTCGGCGTAATTACTAAGCACGCAGCCGAGGACTATGCAATTCAGGAGATTACCGTTTCCAGCAACTGCGATAGCAAGCCGCACCATCCACTCGCATACTTGACCGACCTCAAGATGGCCAGTGAATGGCAAACTGAGCAGAGTATTGCGCCTGATAAGCCTCTGGAATTAACTTTTACCTTTAATGATATTGAAAAGTTAAGTCGGATGACTTTTGTTCCCCGTAACATTGATCACGAAGGCGACCCAACAGATATCAGTCTTGCTGTTTCAACTGATGGTGAAAATTACAACTTGTATGCCGAGCACCTAAAATGGCGAGCCGACAGTAAAAATAAAGTAGTTGGCTTACGTGATGTGCGGGCAAAGGCCGTTCGTCTCACCATTTATCAAAGCTCAGGACCTTTGGTTGCTGCGCGTGAAATCATTTTTTTCAGAGCTAAACGATAA
- a CDS encoding type II toxin-antitoxin system RelB/DinJ family antitoxin, translating to MDRIEARIDSATKNKAKAVLANHGLTISEFVRMIVTTVANNGLPKYYSFPNQELSDSLQKVTDDLAGKKKLPEAHSFEELEEMLNSDE from the coding sequence ATGGATAGAATTGAAGCTAGAATTGATTCAGCAACTAAAAATAAGGCAAAAGCAGTACTTGCTAATCATGGTTTGACTATTTCTGAATTTGTTCGAATGATAGTTACTACTGTAGCTAACAATGGGTTACCTAAATACTATTCTTTTCCTAACCAAGAGCTAAGCGACTCTTTACAAAAAGTGACCGATGATTTAGCTGGGAAAAAGAAGCTGCCAGAGGCTCATAGTTTTGAAGAATTAGAAGAAATGCTCAACTCGGATGAATAG
- a CDS encoding PTS sugar transporter subunit IIA, with protein sequence MFNLFKKKDFTVSAAADGELLPLTEVKDEVFSTKMLGDGFAIKPTDGKIYAPIAGKITTVFPTKHAIGITAKNNLEILVHLGIDTVELKGEPFNVFVQEGDSVKQGAPLAEMDTAAITGANYDDTVIIVYTNMDIIDSISPISPGEVEHGQEIQTIKFKS encoded by the coding sequence ATGTTTAATTTATTTAAAAAGAAAGATTTTACGGTAAGTGCGGCGGCAGACGGTGAATTGTTGCCACTCACAGAAGTCAAGGATGAAGTGTTTTCGACTAAAATGTTAGGAGACGGCTTTGCGATTAAGCCAACAGATGGGAAAATTTATGCTCCAATTGCAGGTAAAATTACTACTGTTTTTCCCACCAAGCACGCTATCGGAATCACGGCAAAGAATAATTTGGAAATATTGGTTCATTTGGGGATTGATACGGTTGAATTAAAGGGAGAACCTTTTAATGTCTTTGTCCAAGAGGGTGATTCAGTTAAACAAGGTGCCCCGCTGGCTGAGATGGACACAGCGGCAATTACTGGAGCAAATTATGATGATACGGTGATTATTGTTTATACTAATATGGATATTATTGATTCTATTTCACCAATTTCACCTGGTGAAGTCGAACACGGACAAGAAATTCAAACGATTAAGTTCAAGAGTTAA